In Candidatus Methanosphaera massiliense, the following are encoded in one genomic region:
- a CDS encoding potassium channel family protein, with protein sequence MTDNNHFSNIRRYKKLIQVKNASLFSLIVLDLIFIVMHFTMNLNQQAVRFMTLFDYFTCLCLLLDMIFDYYRSDEDLKTFIKNNYLEIIAMLPINVSFIRFFAVFRLLRILHIYRKVRHVSNNMDDDLTGRDFIKENILIITSIFTVVYMIGLSISFRYFDSSINNVFDALWFNIVTISTVGYGDVVPLHLAGKLTTVLTVIVGSFFVSIFTAYLSALYNDKPESERRELLKKDMKELNLHDNDLQTDVDKLDKNISRLEKNVNDLEDSMDNIITILKKQQKK encoded by the coding sequence ATGACTGATAATAATCATTTCTCTAATATAAGACGTTACAAGAAATTAATTCAAGTAAAAAATGCTTCGTTATTTTCATTGATTGTTCTTGATTTAATTTTTATAGTCATGCATTTTACAATGAATTTAAATCAACAAGCAGTTAGATTTATGACATTGTTTGATTATTTCACATGTCTTTGTCTATTGTTAGATATGATATTTGATTATTATAGGTCTGATGAAGATTTAAAAACTTTTATAAAAAATAATTATCTAGAAATTATTGCTATGCTACCGATTAATGTCAGTTTTATAAGATTTTTTGCAGTGTTTAGATTATTAAGAATATTACATATTTATCGGAAGGTACGACATGTATCAAATAATATGGATGATGATTTAACTGGCCGAGATTTTATTAAAGAAAATATATTAATAATCACAAGTATATTTACTGTAGTATACATGATTGGCTTATCAATTTCCTTTAGATACTTTGATTCAAGTATTAATAATGTATTTGATGCTCTCTGGTTTAATATAGTAACTATTTCCACTGTGGGTTATGGTGATGTTGTACCACTACATTTAGCTGGTAAGTTAACAACAGTTTTAACAGTAATTGTTGGTTCATTTTTTGTTTCAATATTTACTGCTTATTTATCAGCTTTGTATAATGATAAACCTGAATCTGAGCGTAGAGAACTACTTAAGAAAGATATGAAAGAATTAAATTTACATGATAATGATCTTCAAACTGATGTGGATAAACTGGATAAGAATATTAGTAGATTAGAAAAGAATGTTAATGATTTAGAGGATAGTATGGATAATATTATTACTATTCTTAAAAAACAACAGAAAAAATAA
- a CDS encoding potassium channel family protein: MKLKSYEFKVSEDTRLLLSELKDIFLVLLTLIDFLFIFIITFFNVSVNVLYFMSIFDLMVCFLLFLNLVSIYMNSTKSLWEFVKTHIIDIISIIPFNFIFLRYFAVFRVIKLLRLLQVVQLTKVVTLRNIHLGALKYFIQNRLLKVLAVIIVFYVILSSVILSQIDPAFTSIFDSFWYNIVTLTGVGYGDITPISYPGKIMGIFTIIMGVLFISIFTAAMSALYMEKPEEETRRTMKVYIKQLKGRNRILQNQVDKLDQDISDLHVKLDVITQLLEEHLEKEEIEDALNKAEVESDETRRS, from the coding sequence ATGAAATTAAAATCATATGAGTTTAAGGTATCAGAGGATACACGTTTATTATTAAGTGAACTTAAGGATATTTTCTTAGTATTACTTACATTAATAGATTTTTTATTTATATTTATAATAACATTCTTTAATGTTTCAGTTAATGTATTATATTTCATGTCGATTTTTGACTTGATGGTGTGTTTTTTATTATTTTTAAACTTAGTATCTATCTACATGAATTCAACAAAATCATTATGGGAATTTGTAAAGACTCATATTATTGATATTATATCGATAATTCCTTTTAATTTCATATTCCTAAGATATTTTGCTGTTTTCAGGGTAATTAAATTGCTTAGATTATTACAGGTAGTTCAGTTAACTAAAGTAGTTACTCTTAGAAATATTCATCTGGGAGCATTAAAGTATTTTATACAGAATAGATTATTAAAGGTATTGGCTGTTATAATTGTATTTTATGTTATCTTATCATCAGTTATATTATCTCAGATTGACCCAGCATTTACGTCAATATTTGATTCCTTTTGGTATAATATTGTTACATTAACTGGTGTTGGATATGGGGATATTACTCCAATTTCATATCCTGGAAAGATAATGGGTATTTTCACAATTATTATGGGAGTATTATTCATTAGTATTTTCACTGCAGCAATGTCTGCACTCTATATGGAGAAGCCGGAGGAAGAAACTAGACGTACAATGAAGGTGTATATTAAGCAGTTAAAGGGAAGAAATAGGATTCTTCAGAATCAAGTGGATAAATTAGATCAAGATATTTCCGATTTACATGTTAAATTAGATGTTATAACTCAGTTACTTGAGGAACATCTGGAAAAAGAGGAAATAGAGGATGCATTGAATAAGGCAGAGGTGGAATCAGATGAAACCAGAAGAAGTTAG
- a CDS encoding TM1802 family CRISPR-associated protein codes for MNDNLVIEHRYVLDEILVSDDKKASFLLGFLTRKLTHIEYKELKATPFLNKIYNIQLSHDRIKALYPVMINEIRKYDAIFKELEEEASISLLKSDKNWNISDDETSFYFTLGYTLGSAPNYHREVKDKEIT; via the coding sequence ATGAATGATAATTTAGTAATAGAACATAGATATGTCTTAGATGAAATATTAGTAAGTGATGATAAAAAGGCATCATTCTTGTTAGGTTTTTTAACACGAAAATTAACACATATTGAATATAAGGAATTAAAGGCTACACCATTTCTTAACAAAATATATAACATACAGTTAAGTCATGATAGAATTAAAGCATTATATCCTGTAATGATTAATGAAATACGTAAATATGATGCAATATTTAAAGAATTAGAAGAAGAAGCATCAATTTCCTTACTTAAATCTGATAAAAATTGGAATATTTCTGATGATGAAACAAGCTTCTATTTTACATTAGGTTATACTCTTGGAAGTGCACCTAATTATCATAGAGAAGTTAAAGATAAAGAAATAACATAA
- a CDS encoding TrkH family potassium uptake protein, which yields MNSFIVNKLKQDELKTIGHYSGYVCILIGLFMLAPIITALAYHDAPTYLNAFIISSAISIAIGIILFTSFRSRQLTQLSLKGSLIFVLSIWGITALLAGLPYFVSGDLGFIDSIFQGMSGITTTGFSLIPAEETSFSICLWEALTQWFGGLGIIVLLLVVVPSSVSLKRLYFAEGKTEQMTPNIKHTIMIFIKLYLLLTAIGIVLYLLIGLDLFDAICYCFCGIATGGFSVDANHVEHFSQPLMQLVTIIIMILGSTNFVLLYRLFKGNTKQLFKDEEVKAMAIIIIFGTVLIALSLYFGGYYHQDIVKIFSHSLFQVVSVMSSTGFTTTDITPWPSFCYHILIILMFIGGSVCSTSGGLKIYNIVVMIKSIWWEVQTMLLPKNTIIVKKIYHDNKYRDVSNDNIRTILIYIIAYILIFLISSMIILLFCNNLEIAYSLAASSLGNTGVGPDYFSITMPLPIKIIMIIDFWVGRIGVWPLLLLIVYGVSMVQGKIDEFGE from the coding sequence ATGAACTCATTTATAGTAAATAAACTAAAACAAGACGAATTAAAAACAATTGGTCACTATAGTGGATATGTATGCATATTAATAGGCTTATTCATGTTAGCTCCTATCATAACTGCTTTAGCATATCATGATGCACCGACATACTTAAATGCATTTATTATTTCATCAGCAATATCAATTGCTATAGGTATTATCTTATTTACTAGTTTCAGGAGTAGACAATTAACTCAATTGTCCTTAAAGGGATCATTAATTTTTGTATTGAGTATTTGGGGAATTACTGCATTACTTGCAGGATTACCATATTTTGTATCAGGTGATTTAGGATTTATTGACTCAATATTTCAAGGAATGTCTGGTATAACAACAACAGGATTTTCTTTAATTCCTGCTGAAGAAACCTCTTTTTCTATATGCTTATGGGAAGCATTAACTCAATGGTTTGGTGGATTAGGAATAATTGTTTTATTACTGGTAGTAGTACCATCATCCGTTAGTTTAAAACGTTTATACTTCGCTGAAGGTAAAACAGAGCAAATGACTCCTAATATAAAGCATACTATAATGATATTTATTAAATTATATTTATTATTAACAGCAATTGGAATTGTACTCTATCTATTAATAGGATTAGATTTATTTGATGCAATATGCTATTGTTTTTGTGGAATAGCAACAGGTGGATTTTCAGTTGATGCAAATCATGTTGAACATTTTAGTCAACCTTTAATGCAACTTGTTACTATTATAATAATGATACTTGGAAGTACAAACTTTGTACTACTTTACAGATTATTTAAAGGTAATACAAAACAACTCTTCAAAGATGAAGAAGTAAAAGCAATGGCAATAATTATCATATTTGGAACAGTACTTATTGCATTATCACTCTACTTTGGAGGATACTACCATCAGGATATAGTAAAAATATTCTCACACTCATTATTCCAAGTAGTATCAGTAATGTCTTCAACAGGTTTTACTACAACAGATATAACTCCCTGGCCATCCTTTTGTTATCATATATTAATAATATTAATGTTTATAGGTGGATCAGTATGTTCAACTAGTGGTGGATTAAAAATTTATAACATTGTAGTAATGATTAAATCTATTTGGTGGGAAGTACAGACAATGCTACTACCAAAAAATACTATTATTGTTAAAAAAATATACCATGATAATAAGTATAGGGATGTGTCAAATGATAATATCAGAACAATACTCATATATATCATAGCATATATCCTAATATTCCTTATAAGTTCAATGATTATATTATTGTTCTGTAATAACCTAGAAATAGCTTATTCATTAGCTGCATCATCACTTGGAAACACAGGCGTTGGACCAGATTATTTCTCAATAACAATGCCACTTCCAATAAAAATAATTATGATTATTGACTTCTGGGTTGGCAGGATTGGTGTATGGCCACTATTATTACTAATAGTATATGGAGTTAGTATGGTTCAAGGAAAAATAGATGAATTTGGAGAATAA
- a CDS encoding DUF5518 domain-containing protein, whose translation MDYETSIIIGLFLGSVILFMGRILSYPITGTLLAIICSALFASFLYNPSNKKNPKHRALRGATSSFLLCFIFSIILTIYYVPRFSSVLGTADLSISLSIGIILLFTIIGGIVIGSLGGSIGSTFRDLVSVITFERK comes from the coding sequence ATGGACTATGAAACATCAATTATTATAGGATTATTTTTAGGAAGTGTTATATTATTCATGGGAAGAATACTAAGCTATCCTATAACAGGTACATTACTAGCAATTATCTGTTCAGCATTATTTGCATCATTTTTATATAATCCATCCAATAAAAAAAATCCTAAACATAGAGCTTTAAGAGGTGCAACGTCAAGCTTCTTATTATGTTTTATTTTCAGTATAATTCTAACAATATACTATGTTCCACGGTTTAGTAGTGTTCTTGGTACTGCTGACTTATCAATAAGTTTATCTATTGGAATCATATTATTATTCACTATTATTGGCGGAATAGTAATAGGTTCTCTTGGTGGAAGTATAGGTTCAACATTCAGAGACTTAGTATCTGTAATAACCTTTGAAAGAAAATAG
- a CDS encoding heavy metal translocating P-type ATPase — MKFKIVYDNDKNRLRVRAGRAAFTTEEGYGIAQLLTEKKGIESVKVSSTNGSIYVEYTGSKKRVFKYIADIKKSDLFEADPTTLQLANETDSRYINKIIKKIVTRYFFKFFLPAPLNIAKVLYESIPFILKGADSLIHLRLDVDLLDATSLFVTISQGMFGPASSIAFLLGLSEILEEYTIEKTKHSLENSLMLNINKVWIKTETGEEIQIPFSQLKKGDKVIVRTGTIIPADGIILSGDAEINEATMTGESLAVHKNEGTAVFAGTIVENGSITIEVDAINESTRINQIIDLIESSDKAKAGIESKAEDLADSIVPWNFAVTILTYILTGSTIKAISALTVDYSCAIKLATPITIISAMREASEREIVVKGGRYLEAFANADTIIFDKTGTLTESKPKVAKVVSLGSLSDDELLRQAACLEEHFPHSVATAIVEEAIEQGLTHGEELHSEVEYIVAHGIATKLFNKRTVLGSRHFVLEDEGVEITKEQEKIIDENADKYSIIYFAIDSKLEGIICIYDPPRKEAQQVLSELRNLGIADIIMLTGDSENAAATTAELLGVNEYRSQVLPEDKARIVEEIKAEGKQVIMVGDGINDSPALSAADVSVAMKDSSDLAREVADITLLRPNLNDLVTMRLISQRMLELIHRNYGLILVLNTFFMGLGLTGVITPSLTSVFHNGSTMLISLDSARSKNYKHVETFEATVEE, encoded by the coding sequence ATGAAATTTAAAATAGTTTATGATAATGATAAAAACAGATTACGTGTTCGCGCTGGAAGAGCTGCATTTACAACAGAAGAAGGATATGGAATAGCCCAATTATTAACAGAAAAAAAGGGCATTGAATCTGTTAAAGTTTCATCAACAAATGGTAGTATATATGTTGAATACACTGGAAGCAAAAAACGAGTATTTAAATATATAGCTGATATAAAAAAATCAGACTTATTCGAAGCTGACCCAACAACATTACAACTAGCTAACGAAACAGATAGCAGATACATAAACAAGATAATAAAAAAAATAGTAACCAGATACTTCTTCAAATTCTTCCTACCTGCACCACTAAACATAGCAAAAGTATTATATGAATCAATACCATTTATATTAAAAGGTGCTGACAGTTTAATACACCTAAGACTAGACGTAGACCTACTTGATGCAACATCCCTATTTGTGACAATATCTCAGGGAATGTTTGGACCAGCAAGCTCAATAGCATTCTTACTAGGATTATCAGAAATACTAGAAGAATACACAATAGAAAAAACAAAACACTCACTAGAAAACAGTCTAATGCTAAACATCAACAAAGTATGGATAAAAACAGAAACTGGAGAAGAAATACAAATACCATTCTCACAGCTCAAAAAAGGCGACAAAGTAATAGTAAGAACAGGAACAATAATCCCTGCTGATGGTATAATTCTATCAGGAGATGCTGAAATAAACGAAGCAACCATGACTGGAGAATCACTAGCAGTCCATAAAAATGAAGGAACAGCAGTATTCGCAGGAACCATTGTTGAAAACGGTTCAATAACCATAGAAGTCGATGCAATAAATGAATCAACAAGAATAAATCAAATTATTGATTTAATTGAAAGTTCAGATAAAGCAAAAGCAGGAATTGAAAGTAAAGCAGAAGATTTAGCAGATTCAATAGTACCATGGAACTTCGCTGTAACAATACTAACATACATCTTAACAGGAAGTACAATAAAAGCAATATCAGCACTAACAGTAGATTATTCATGCGCAATAAAACTTGCAACACCAATAACAATTATCTCAGCTATGAGAGAAGCATCAGAAAGAGAAATTGTGGTAAAAGGTGGAAGATACTTAGAAGCATTTGCTAATGCAGACACAATAATCTTTGATAAAACAGGAACACTAACAGAATCCAAACCAAAAGTAGCAAAAGTAGTATCATTAGGTAGTTTATCTGACGACGAATTACTAAGACAAGCTGCATGCCTTGAAGAACACTTCCCACATAGTGTTGCAACAGCAATAGTGGAAGAAGCAATTGAACAAGGATTAACACACGGAGAAGAATTACACTCCGAAGTAGAATACATTGTAGCCCACGGTATTGCTACAAAACTATTTAACAAACGTACAGTGCTAGGTAGCAGACACTTCGTTCTTGAAGATGAAGGTGTAGAAATAACAAAAGAACAAGAAAAAATCATAGATGAAAATGCAGATAAATATTCAATAATCTACTTTGCTATTGACAGTAAATTAGAAGGAATAATCTGCATATACGACCCACCTAGAAAAGAAGCTCAACAAGTGCTCAGCGAACTAAGAAACTTAGGCATAGCTGATATCATAATGCTTACTGGTGACAGTGAAAACGCTGCAGCAACAACAGCAGAACTACTAGGAGTAAATGAATACAGATCACAAGTACTACCAGAAGACAAAGCAAGAATAGTAGAGGAAATTAAAGCAGAAGGAAAACAAGTAATCATGGTTGGTGACGGTATAAATGATTCACCAGCACTATCCGCAGCAGATGTATCTGTAGCAATGAAAGATTCATCTGACCTAGCAAGAGAAGTTGCAGATATCACATTACTCAGACCAAACCTAAACGATCTCGTAACTATGAGATTAATAAGCCAAAGAATGCTAGAATTAATCCACAGAAACTATGGATTAATACTTGTACTAAACACATTCTTCATGGGCCTAGGATTAACAGGAGTAATCACACCATCATTAACATCCGTATTCCATAACGGTTCAACCATGCTTATAAGTCTAGACAGTGCAAGATCTAAAAACTATAAACATGTAGAAACATTCGAAGCAACAGTGGAAGAATAA
- a CDS encoding iron-containing alcohol dehydrogenase, whose translation MQRFTLPRDVYFGENALDYLKELEGEKAVIVIGGGSLKRSGVLDIVLNNLKEANIETKLIEGISPDPSVESAMEGAKIMEEFGPDWIIAMGGGSPIDAAKAMWIFYEHPDATFEQISSNENFPKMRNKAKFLAISSTSGTATEVTAFSVITDYDTGIKYPIANFEITPDVAIVDPLLPKTMPQKLTAYTGMDALTHAIEAYVGLVHQPFTDALALHAIKHIFEDLIDSYNEDMDARERMHYYQCEAGMAFSNALLGIVHSLAHKTGAAFSTGHIPHGCANAIYLPYVIKFNSKADASRYGDIGRFIGMQGTDEEIVRQLCVKIDYYNEQMGIPKTLKEFGVNEEEFLEKKAEIAKHAQEDACTPTNPRKTNPELLEKLLEYIYYGKQVDF comes from the coding sequence ATGCAAAGATTTACTTTACCACGAGACGTATATTTTGGAGAAAACGCATTAGACTACCTTAAAGAATTAGAAGGAGAAAAAGCAGTAATAGTAATAGGTGGAGGATCACTAAAAAGATCAGGAGTATTAGACATAGTACTCAACAACCTAAAAGAAGCTAACATAGAAACAAAATTAATTGAAGGAATATCACCAGACCCATCCGTAGAAAGTGCAATGGAAGGAGCAAAAATAATGGAAGAATTTGGTCCTGACTGGATTATTGCAATGGGTGGAGGATCACCTATCGACGCTGCAAAAGCAATGTGGATTTTCTATGAACATCCAGATGCAACCTTCGAACAGATATCTTCAAATGAAAACTTCCCAAAAATGAGAAACAAAGCTAAATTCCTAGCAATCTCTTCAACAAGTGGAACAGCTACAGAAGTAACTGCATTCTCTGTAATAACTGATTATGATACAGGTATAAAATACCCAATTGCAAACTTTGAAATTACACCCGACGTAGCAATTGTAGACCCACTACTTCCTAAAACAATGCCACAAAAACTAACAGCTTACACAGGAATGGATGCATTAACACACGCAATAGAAGCATATGTAGGATTAGTACATCAACCATTCACGGACGCACTAGCATTACATGCAATAAAACACATATTCGAAGATCTTATAGACTCATATAATGAAGATATGGATGCAAGAGAAAGAATGCACTACTATCAATGTGAAGCAGGTATGGCATTCTCAAATGCATTACTAGGTATTGTACACTCTTTAGCACACAAAACAGGAGCAGCATTCAGTACAGGACACATACCTCACGGATGTGCAAACGCAATCTACTTACCATACGTAATTAAATTTAACTCAAAAGCAGATGCAAGTAGATATGGAGATATTGGTAGATTCATAGGAATGCAGGGTACAGACGAAGAAATTGTAAGACAATTATGTGTAAAAATTGATTACTACAATGAACAAATGGGAATTCCAAAAACACTTAAAGAATTTGGTGTAAACGAAGAAGAATTCCTCGAGAAAAAAGCAGAAATTGCTAAACATGCACAAGAAGACGCATGTACTCCAACCAACCCAAGAAAAACAAATCCAGAATTACTCGAAAAATTATTAGAATACATCTACTATGGAAAACAAGTAGACTTCTAA
- a CDS encoding aldehyde dehydrogenase family protein: MENPADSEYKLYIDGKWCDASDKQTFETTCPGNGEVLSTCAEATKEDVDKAVKAAWNAFPEWKQVEPIERQEILLKIADIIDENAEKLALIESLDNGKALRETTSIDIPFSSDHFRYFAAAVRTEEGSATKLDNNTLSLILREPIGVVGQIVPWNFPFLMAAWKLAPVLAAGCCTVFKPSSSTPLSVLEFAKLIDGVLPDGVFNIVTGKGSKSGQYLLDHPDLRKLAFTGSTEVGSNVADAAAKKLIPATLELGGKSANIYFEDCKWDMAMDGLQLGILFNQGQVCCAGSRVFVQESIYDKFVKEAVDAFKKIDVGMPWDPNAQMGAQINERQVEKILSCIEKGKEEGATVAVGGKRMTDGDFANGCYVEPTLLTDVTNDMSVAQDEIFGPVAVVMPFETEEEVVDLANDSYYGLGGAVWTRDINRAIRVASNIETGRMWINTYNSIPAGAPFGGYKASGIGRETHKMILNHYTQAKNIMINLSEEPSGFYPKK, translated from the coding sequence ATGGAAAATCCAGCAGATTCAGAATACAAATTATATATAGATGGAAAATGGTGTGATGCATCAGACAAACAAACCTTCGAAACAACATGCCCAGGAAATGGAGAAGTATTATCAACATGTGCAGAGGCAACAAAAGAAGATGTAGATAAAGCAGTAAAAGCTGCATGGAATGCATTCCCTGAATGGAAACAAGTAGAACCAATAGAAAGACAAGAAATTCTACTAAAAATAGCAGACATCATAGATGAAAATGCAGAAAAACTAGCATTAATAGAATCACTAGATAATGGTAAAGCATTACGTGAAACAACTTCAATTGATATACCATTCTCATCAGATCATTTCAGATACTTTGCAGCAGCAGTAAGAACAGAGGAAGGAAGTGCAACAAAACTTGATAATAACACATTAAGCTTAATATTAAGAGAACCTATAGGAGTAGTTGGTCAAATTGTACCATGGAACTTCCCATTCTTAATGGCTGCATGGAAACTAGCACCAGTACTAGCAGCAGGATGCTGTACAGTATTCAAACCATCAAGTTCAACACCATTAAGTGTACTTGAATTTGCAAAACTAATTGATGGAGTATTACCAGACGGTGTATTTAACATAGTAACAGGTAAAGGTTCCAAGTCAGGACAATACCTTCTTGACCATCCAGATTTAAGAAAACTCGCATTCACAGGATCTACAGAAGTAGGTTCCAATGTAGCAGACGCTGCAGCAAAAAAACTTATTCCAGCAACACTAGAATTAGGTGGTAAATCAGCTAACATTTATTTTGAGGATTGTAAATGGGACATGGCAATGGATGGATTACAATTAGGTATATTATTTAACCAAGGACAAGTATGCTGTGCAGGTTCTAGAGTATTCGTACAAGAATCAATCTATGATAAATTTGTAAAAGAAGCAGTAGATGCATTTAAGAAAATAGATGTTGGAATGCCATGGGATCCTAATGCACAAATGGGTGCACAAATTAACGAAAGACAAGTAGAAAAAATACTTTCATGTATAGAAAAAGGTAAAGAAGAAGGGGCAACAGTAGCTGTTGGTGGTAAAAGAATGACTGATGGAGACTTTGCTAATGGTTGTTATGTAGAACCAACATTACTAACAGATGTAACAAATGATATGTCTGTTGCTCAAGATGAAATATTTGGTCCAGTTGCAGTAGTAATGCCATTTGAAACTGAGGAAGAAGTAGTAGATCTTGCAAATGACAGTTACTATGGATTAGGGGGAGCAGTTTGGACTAGAGATATTAACAGAGCTATAAGAGTAGCAAGTAACATTGAAACAGGTAGAATGTGGATAAATACATACAACTCCATACCAGCAGGAGCACCATTTGGTGGATACAAAGCTTCAGGTATTGGCCGTGAAACCCATAAAATGATTTTAAATCATTATACACAAGCTAAAAACATAATGATCAATCTTTCAGAAGAACCAAGTGGATTCTATCCAAAAAAATAA
- a CDS encoding helix-turn-helix domain-containing protein — translation MEKFNNKIEKHLELSEISDMLKEYKEYYTVYRRLLLINMVANGESIAKASKNINISRKTGERWVKQYNENGVDGLFSNYSNCGRKSYLTDQQLKELNEIITGNEEKYNLKDVRNLIKEKYGITYSEKQVWVITRQKLNLNYGKPFIKYNTRPKNPEEDLKKN, via the coding sequence ATGGAAAAATTTAATAATAAAATTGAAAAACATTTAGAACTTTCAGAAATTTCAGACATGCTGAAAGAGTACAAGGAATATTACACTGTTTATAGGCGTCTTTTGTTAATTAACATGGTTGCAAATGGTGAAAGTATTGCTAAAGCCTCAAAAAACATTAATATTTCAAGAAAAACAGGCGAACGTTGGGTCAAACAATATAATGAAAATGGCGTTGATGGTTTATTTTCAAATTATTCCAATTGTGGAAGAAAATCATATTTAACTGATCAACAATTAAAAGAATTGAATGAAATCATAACTGGAAATGAAGAGAAATATAATTTAAAAGATGTACGAAACTTAATTAAAGAAAAATATGGTATAACATATAGTGAGAAGCAAGTATGGGTTATTACAAGACAAAAATTAAATTTAAACTATGGAAAACCATTCATTAAATACAACACACGTCCTAAGAATCCTGAAGAAGATCTTAAAAAAAACTAA
- a CDS encoding transposase, with translation MEVNTKNNAFHFVITLCHYRIENMTNRLGKQLIKDAINNENLSDEKIKKYLSSKSLNEMDLINKINDELYNDNSKQISIEKIQKICRKEDNNNSRKIGYEKRLRLLNNLSNPKIMEINSKEKRINIILDNARIHHAKIVEKACEILNINLIFLKPYCPDLNPIEDVWRKIKSKIYKSMYENLNKLIEIFEREFYKIVDLTSFYTNWVNEYLGINIW, from the coding sequence ATGGAGGTAAATACAAAAAACAATGCATTTCACTTTGTAATTACCTTATGCCATTACCGTATTGAAAACATGACTAATAGATTAGGTAAACAATTAATCAAAGATGCAATAAACAATGAAAACTTATCTGATGAAAAAATAAAAAAATATCTATCCTCTAAATCACTAAATGAAATGGATTTGATAAATAAAATCAATGATGAACTATATAATGACAATTCCAAACAAATTTCCATAGAAAAAATTCAAAAGATTTGCAGGAAAGAAGACAACAACAATTCAAGAAAAATAGGGTATGAAAAAAGATTAAGATTACTGAATAACCTATCAAATCCAAAAATAATGGAAATAAACTCAAAAGAAAAAAGAATAAATATTATTTTAGATAACGCAAGAATACATCATGCTAAAATTGTTGAAAAAGCCTGTGAAATATTGAACATAAATTTAATCTTTTTAAAACCATATTGCCCTGATTTAAATCCAATTGAAGATGTATGGCGTAAAATTAAATCTAAAATATATAAATCAATGTATGAAAATTTAAACAAATTAATAGAAATATTTGAACGTGAATTCTATAAAATAGTTGATTTAACATCATTTTACACAAATTGGGTTAATGAATATTTAGGTATAAACATTTGGTAA
- a CDS encoding pyridoxamine 5'-phosphate oxidase family protein: protein MTDREKVFEFMNEAQVLFLATTDGDQPKCRPLGFRMLVDDQIYFLTGTFKNVFKQLEANPKVEFVGRVNGDFLRYTGKVAFDDDKTLYDKAFETMPMLEKIYNDKTGYVPQIFHLENAVAEFRTMENTTKEKIEF, encoded by the coding sequence ATGACAGACAGAGAAAAAGTATTTGAATTTATGAATGAAGCACAAGTATTATTTTTAGCAACAACAGACGGTGATCAACCAAAATGTAGGCCATTAGGTTTTCGTATGTTAGTAGATGATCAAATATATTTCCTAACAGGAACATTTAAAAATGTTTTCAAACAACTAGAAGCAAATCCTAAAGTAGAATTCGTAGGAAGAGTAAACGGAGACTTCTTAAGATATACTGGAAAAGTAGCATTTGATGATGACAAAACATTATATGACAAAGCATTTGAAACAATGCCTATGTTAGAGAAAATATACAATGATAAAACAGGATATGTTCCACAAATATTCCATCTAGAAAATGCTGTAGCTGAATTTAGAACAATGGAAAATACAACAAAAGAAAAAATAGAATTTTAA